A window from Azoarcus sp. DD4 encodes these proteins:
- the urtA gene encoding urea ABC transporter substrate-binding protein, translating into MQTRRSFIKALALSASIAAIGAPLGAHAADTIKVGILHSLSGTMAISETALKNVALMTIEEINAKGGVMGKKLEPVVVDPASNWPLFAEKARQLVAQDKVAAVFGCWTSVSRKSVNPVFKELNGLLFYPVQYEGEELEKNVFYTGAAPNQQAIPAVEYLMSAEGGSAKRFVLLGTDYVYPRTTNKILRAFLKSKGVADADIMEDYTPFGHSDYQTIIANIKKFASEGKKTAVISTINGDSNVPFYKELGNAGLKATDVPVVAFSVGEEELRGVDTKPLVGHLAAWNYFMTVKNPENTAFIKKYKDWAKKNGVPNADTVVTNDPMEATYVGIYMWKQAVEKAKSTDTDKVIAALGGQTFKAPSGFTLTMDKTNHHLHKPVFIGEVRADGQFDVVWKTKEPIRAQPWSPFIPGNEGKQGL; encoded by the coding sequence ATGCAGACTCGTCGCAGCTTCATCAAGGCCCTCGCGCTTTCCGCCTCCATCGCCGCGATCGGCGCGCCGCTCGGCGCGCACGCCGCCGACACCATCAAGGTCGGCATCCTGCATTCGCTGTCCGGCACGATGGCGATCTCCGAGACTGCCCTGAAGAACGTCGCGCTGATGACCATCGAAGAGATCAACGCCAAGGGCGGCGTGATGGGCAAGAAGCTGGAGCCGGTGGTAGTCGACCCTGCCTCGAACTGGCCGCTGTTCGCCGAGAAGGCCCGCCAGCTGGTGGCGCAGGACAAGGTCGCCGCGGTGTTCGGCTGCTGGACCTCGGTGAGCCGCAAGTCGGTGAACCCGGTGTTCAAGGAACTCAACGGCCTGTTGTTCTATCCGGTGCAGTACGAAGGCGAAGAGCTCGAGAAGAACGTGTTCTACACCGGCGCCGCGCCCAACCAGCAGGCCATTCCGGCGGTGGAATACCTGATGAGCGCCGAAGGCGGCAGCGCCAAGCGCTTCGTGCTGCTGGGCACCGACTACGTGTATCCGCGCACCACCAACAAGATCCTGCGCGCCTTCCTCAAGAGCAAGGGCGTGGCCGATGCGGACATCATGGAGGACTACACCCCCTTCGGCCATTCGGACTACCAGACCATCATCGCCAACATCAAGAAGTTCGCCTCCGAAGGCAAGAAGACGGCGGTGATCTCCACGATCAACGGCGACTCGAACGTGCCGTTCTACAAGGAACTCGGCAACGCCGGCCTGAAGGCGACCGACGTGCCGGTGGTGGCGTTCTCGGTGGGCGAAGAGGAACTGCGCGGCGTCGATACCAAGCCGCTGGTCGGCCACCTCGCCGCCTGGAACTACTTCATGACGGTGAAGAACCCGGAAAACACCGCCTTCATCAAGAAGTACAAGGACTGGGCGAAGAAGAACGGCGTGCCCAACGCCGACACCGTGGTCACCAACGACCCGATGGAAGCCACCTACGTCGGCATCTACATGTGGAAGCAGGCGGTCGAGAAGGCCAAGTCCACCGACACCGACAAGGTCATCGCCGCGCTCGGCGGCCAGACCTTCAAGGCGCCGTCCGGCTTCACCCTGACCATGGACAAGACCAACCACCACCTGCACAAGCCGGTGTTCATCGGCGAAGTGCGCGCCGACGGCCAGTTCGACGTGGTGTGGAAGACCAAGGAGCCGATCCGCGCCCAGCCGTGGAGCCCGTTCATCCCGGGTAACGAGGGCAAGCAGGGGCTTTGA
- the urtB gene encoding urea ABC transporter permease subunit UrtB yields the protein MNRLLLRLALLFASLACLALPARAALDPGLVAGFAGDFNSRVAAIEALGVDGSAEARALLDAVEAGNVGVAADKVVVIDGDAVKDAASGETLQVAADEVETITVNNRIRRALATAHAALALASADAAERLAAANTLTENTSESLLPLFERTLAGEKDEAVRGVLSRAVARVNLGSADAAKRLKAAEALGASSDPAVKNMLAALLEKRGEGKDASWVEPDAEVRAAAEASIKAIDRRIATAQAVGTVFSGLSLGSILLLAALGLAITYGVMGIINMAHGELLMVGAYATFLVQGLFRSYLPAYLDWYVVAAIPVAFFAAALVGVAMERLVLRHLYGRPLESLLATWGLSLVLIQAARVVFGPQNLELANPGWMSGGMELAAGVVLPWNRIVIIGFAVFVLVLIWLMMQKTRLGMFVRAVTQNRPMAGCVGVPTARVDTLAFAIGSGVAGLGGLALSQIANVGPAMGQGYIVDAFMVVVLGGVGQLAGAVWAALGLGIVAKFLEGWAGAVIAKILVLVFIIVFIQKRPQGIFALKGRFADS from the coding sequence ATGAACCGATTGCTGCTGCGGCTCGCGCTGCTCTTCGCCTCGCTCGCCTGCCTTGCCTTGCCGGCCCGCGCCGCGCTCGATCCCGGCTTGGTGGCCGGCTTCGCCGGCGACTTCAACAGCCGCGTCGCCGCCATCGAGGCGCTGGGTGTGGATGGCAGCGCCGAGGCGCGCGCGCTGCTCGATGCGGTGGAGGCCGGCAATGTCGGCGTCGCCGCCGACAAGGTGGTCGTCATCGACGGCGACGCGGTCAAGGACGCCGCCAGCGGCGAAACCCTGCAGGTCGCCGCCGACGAGGTCGAGACCATCACGGTGAACAACCGCATCCGCCGCGCGCTCGCCACCGCGCATGCCGCGCTGGCGCTGGCGTCGGCGGACGCCGCCGAGCGTCTGGCGGCGGCAAACACCTTGACCGAGAACACCTCCGAATCGCTGCTGCCGTTGTTCGAACGCACGCTCGCCGGGGAAAAGGATGAAGCCGTGCGCGGCGTCCTCAGCCGCGCCGTCGCCCGCGTCAACCTCGGCTCCGCCGACGCCGCCAAACGCCTGAAGGCCGCCGAGGCGCTCGGCGCATCCTCCGATCCGGCGGTCAAGAACATGCTCGCCGCGCTGCTGGAAAAGCGCGGCGAGGGCAAGGACGCCAGCTGGGTCGAGCCCGACGCCGAGGTGCGCGCCGCGGCCGAAGCCTCGATCAAGGCGATCGACCGCCGTATCGCTACCGCGCAGGCGGTGGGCACGGTGTTCTCCGGCCTGTCGCTCGGTTCCATCCTGTTGCTGGCCGCGCTCGGCCTCGCGATCACCTACGGCGTGATGGGCATCATCAACATGGCCCACGGCGAGCTGCTGATGGTCGGCGCCTACGCCACCTTCCTGGTGCAGGGCCTGTTCCGCAGCTACCTGCCGGCCTACCTCGACTGGTACGTGGTCGCCGCCATCCCGGTCGCCTTCTTCGCCGCCGCGCTGGTCGGCGTGGCGATGGAGCGGCTGGTGCTGCGCCACCTCTACGGCCGCCCGTTGGAATCGCTGCTCGCCACCTGGGGCCTGTCGCTGGTGCTGATCCAGGCCGCGCGCGTGGTGTTCGGCCCGCAGAACCTCGAACTCGCCAACCCGGGCTGGATGTCGGGCGGCATGGAACTGGCCGCCGGCGTGGTGCTGCCCTGGAACCGCATCGTCATCATCGGTTTCGCCGTGTTCGTGCTGGTGCTGATCTGGCTGATGATGCAGAAGACCCGGCTCGGCATGTTCGTGCGCGCCGTCACCCAGAACCGCCCGATGGCCGGCTGCGTCGGGGTGCCGACGGCGCGGGTCGACACGCTCGCCTTCGCCATCGGTTCCGGCGTCGCCGGGCTGGGCGGGCTGGCGCTGTCGCAGATCGCCAACGTTGGCCCGGCGATGGGCCAGGGTTACATCGTCGATGCCTTCATGGTGGTGGTGCTCGGCGGCGTCGGTCAGTTGGCCGGTGCGGTGTGGGCGGCGCTCGGGCTGGGCATCGTCGCCAAGTTCCTCGAAGGCTGGGCCGGCGCGGTGATCGCCAAGATCCTGGTGCTGGTGTTCATCATCGTCTTCATCCAGAAGCGGCCGCAGGGGATCTTCGCCCTGAAGGGGCGCTTCGCCGACAGCTAG
- the urtC gene encoding urea ABC transporter permease subunit UrtC: protein MRTPFTVRLFQSMPKTGWVALAIFAVVACVGVPVAHLALPEGHALHLSAYTVSLLGKILCYMVVAVAMDLIWGYAGILSLGHGLFFALGGYAFGMYLMRQIGRDGSYQSDLPDFMVFLDWKELPWYWAGSDSFLWAIFLAMALPGLVAFVFGYFAFRSRIKGVYFSIITQALTYAAMLLFFRNETGFGGNNGFTDFKRILGHSITSPEMRATLFALSALLLIACLVLGRYLVSSRFGRVLAAIRDAESRVMFIGYNPLHYKLFIWTLSAVLCGLAGALYVPQVGIINPSEMSPANSIEIAVWVAVGGRGTLVGAVLGAGIVNLAKSFFTVTVPEYWPFFLGFLFIAVTLYLPDGVVGLWRKLRARKGPDSAASAPAAVATPASAKSEAVSDNTVAKGATA, encoded by the coding sequence ATGCGCACCCCATTCACCGTAAGACTGTTCCAGAGCATGCCGAAGACCGGCTGGGTCGCGCTCGCGATCTTCGCCGTCGTCGCCTGCGTCGGCGTGCCCGTCGCCCACCTCGCGCTGCCGGAGGGCCATGCGCTGCACCTGTCCGCCTACACCGTCAGCCTGCTCGGCAAGATCCTGTGCTACATGGTGGTGGCGGTGGCGATGGACCTGATCTGGGGCTACGCCGGCATCCTCAGCCTCGGCCACGGCCTCTTCTTCGCCCTCGGCGGCTACGCCTTCGGCATGTACCTGATGCGCCAGATCGGTCGCGACGGCAGCTACCAGAGCGACCTGCCGGACTTCATGGTCTTCCTCGACTGGAAGGAACTGCCCTGGTACTGGGCGGGCTCCGACTCCTTCCTGTGGGCGATCTTCCTGGCCATGGCGCTGCCGGGGCTGGTGGCCTTCGTGTTCGGCTACTTCGCCTTCCGCTCGCGCATCAAGGGCGTGTATTTCTCCATCATCACCCAGGCGCTGACCTACGCCGCGATGCTGCTGTTCTTCCGCAACGAGACCGGCTTCGGCGGCAACAACGGCTTCACCGACTTCAAGCGCATCCTCGGCCACAGCATCACCTCGCCGGAAATGCGGGCGACGCTGTTCGCGCTCTCCGCGCTGCTGCTGATCGCCTGCCTGGTGCTGGGGCGCTACCTCGTCAGCTCGCGCTTCGGCCGCGTGCTCGCCGCCATCCGCGACGCCGAGAGCCGGGTCATGTTCATCGGCTACAACCCGCTGCACTACAAGCTCTTCATCTGGACGCTGTCGGCGGTGCTGTGCGGTTTGGCCGGTGCGCTCTATGTGCCGCAGGTGGGCATCATCAACCCGTCGGAAATGAGTCCGGCCAATTCCATCGAGATCGCGGTGTGGGTGGCGGTGGGCGGCCGCGGCACCCTGGTGGGCGCGGTGCTGGGCGCCGGCATCGTCAATCTGGCCAAGAGCTTCTTTACCGTCACCGTGCCGGAATACTGGCCCTTCTTCCTCGGCTTCCTCTTCATCGCGGTCACGCTCTACCTGCCGGATGGCGTGGTCGGCCTGTGGCGCAAGCTGCGCGCCCGCAAGGGGCCGGACAGCGCCGCCTCGGCGCCCGCCGCGGTCGCCACGCCGGCGTCAGCCAAGA